Part of the Shewanella eurypsychrophilus genome is shown below.
AAAAAAGATATCGATGGCATCATCACTGATGAGCGCTATTTTGAACCATATCGCGTATTTGAAGTTAATGGTCTGAAAGTTGCCATTATTGGTTTTACAACTGTGGATACTCCTAAAGTTGTGAGCCCTGATAATGTTGCCAGTTTGCACTTTACCGATCCGCAAGATGAAATTCAGACTGTGCTTGCTGAGATTGAAGCCAATGAAACTGTAGATATGGTCTTTGCTTTGACTCATATGGGCCACTATGCCGATGGAAATCACGGTACAGAAGCTGCGGGCGATGTGATGTTAGCGCGCTCTTTAGAGCAAGGACAACTTCAGGCTATTATCGGTGGTCATTCACAAAATCCAGTGTGTATGGAAGGGGATGATTATGATGAAAATTTCCAACCTGGTGATGAGTGTAAGCCCGATATTCAAAATGGCACCTTTATTATGCAAGCCCATGAATGGGGCAAGTACGTAGGCCGTGCAGATTTTGAGTATGTAGATGGTGAGTTGACGCTGGTAAGTTATAACCTGATCCCTATTAACCTCAAGGTAGAAGATGAAAACGGCGATAAAGTTTTTGCCACCGAAGAGGTAGAGCAAGACCAAATTGTCATTGATGCACTACAGCATTATCAAGATATGGGTCAGGAGCTATTGGATGTGGTCATATCAAGCACTGACGGTAAGCTAGAAGGTGATCGTGATGTGGTACGTGTTGAACAAACTAACTTAGGTCAGCTGCTTACTCGTGCCTATGGTGACTGGGTGACTGCTAACTTCGAACCTACAGTCGATTTTGGTGTGATGAACTCAGGTGGTATTCGTGCTTCGATTGCTCCTGGTGATGTTTCTTATCGTGATGTGTTAACTGTACAGCCATTTGGTAATGATGTTGCTTTTGTGACTATGTCAGGCGTAGAAGTACAGGCATATCTTGCTAATGTGGCGCAGAAGACTGGCGGCGGTATGCCTCAGCTTTACCCTATGGATATGACTGTTACCTGTGATGCTATCGACATCAATCCTGATGCAACGCCTGCTGATATTGTTGATATTCAATCCCTTGGTGGTCGAGAGTTTAATCTAGAAAGCGATTACACTTTTTCACTGATAAACTTCAGTGCTTCTGGCGGTGATGACTACCCGGCGATTACTGATCACGCCAACTATATCGATACACAACGCAGTGATGCATCTGTGCTTCGTGAATACTTTGAAAGTAATTCAAGTATCAAGGTGACTGAATACGCGCCTGAAAATGGTGGCCATCCGGTCTTTTATCGAGGTGGTTCAGAAGTTAAGAGTTGTGCTAAGTAAGCAGCTTTAAACACACTGGATAAAAAGCAGCCGAATGGCTGCTTTTTTTATCTCTGATTATTCAAATTCTCCCGCATTCTGAGTGAATGTGGCGTGTCATTATCGAATGTTAAGTTAGTCAGCGCTAATTTAACATTGACAATTAATTGTGTTCTGTAAGCATATTGTTGTCATTCAAAATTCAAATAATCTCAATATTTGTCATTTATTAGCTAACATTTTTGCGAAACTCCTCATTATTCTTTATGACAAGGTCATGGCAAGGTCTTAGTTGCGGTTAACCACTGTTCTTATTTTGATTCTAAGTTAGCTACTTGTTAAAGCTGATTAATCATTTGAAAACTAAAGTAACACTGATTGTTTGTGGTCGATATTGACTCGAGATGCTTTAACTTATACTTGTTGGCTTTTTAGTCTGTTCTTATATATGAACAATTGTTGAAATAAATCACTGTAAAGCAACACATTAACGTCACAAAAATTCATAAAAATGACACATTAGCCAAATATTCTTTGCTATGATGTTGCCAGCGAGATCGAAGAGTCCGTTTTTGTAAACAATGATGGTTACCAAAAAGATATTTTATAAAAAATCTAGGGGTTGATAGTAATGACAAATAAGCTAATTAA
Proteins encoded:
- the ushA gene encoding bifunctional UDP-sugar hydrolase/5'-nucleotidase UshA gives rise to the protein MTNKLIKGLVATAVLAALAGCNSSDDDAPKTGCESGSETCTGFTVIHTNDNHGRFWQNSDGEYGMAARKTVIDQIRSDVERSGGETILLSGGDINTGVPESDMQDAVPDFIGMSILGYDAMAVGNHEFDNPLTTLDMQANIAQFPMLAANIYKKDIDGIITDERYFEPYRVFEVNGLKVAIIGFTTVDTPKVVSPDNVASLHFTDPQDEIQTVLAEIEANETVDMVFALTHMGHYADGNHGTEAAGDVMLARSLEQGQLQAIIGGHSQNPVCMEGDDYDENFQPGDECKPDIQNGTFIMQAHEWGKYVGRADFEYVDGELTLVSYNLIPINLKVEDENGDKVFATEEVEQDQIVIDALQHYQDMGQELLDVVISSTDGKLEGDRDVVRVEQTNLGQLLTRAYGDWVTANFEPTVDFGVMNSGGIRASIAPGDVSYRDVLTVQPFGNDVAFVTMSGVEVQAYLANVAQKTGGGMPQLYPMDMTVTCDAIDINPDATPADIVDIQSLGGREFNLESDYTFSLINFSASGGDDYPAITDHANYIDTQRSDASVLREYFESNSSIKVTEYAPENGGHPVFYRGGSEVKSCAK